The stretch of DNA AATCACAAAAAATGGTTCGGTAGTGGCTTATGCTATGGTGCCGGTAGCAGGTGATGAAATTACAGAGCTTATTTGCCAGCACTATTTAATTGACTTTAATACCGGTGAAAAAATCAAGACAGCCCTGTCTTCTTCTTCAGGCAGCATCAGTTTTGTAGATATCATGGGTAATAAACAGACTAAAAAGATTGATGAAATAAAGGCGCTGATACAGCCGGCTATAGAGCATCTGGCTGACACCATTACACAAAAAATATTAGAATATAATCAAAAGGCCCCTAATGCAGTATTCCTGGTAGGAGGAGGAAGTCAGATTGGCGGACTTCCGCAGCTCATCGCCAGCCGTTTAAATCTGCCTCCTGAAAGGGTTGCTGTAAGAGGAAGAGATGTTATTCAAAATGTAAAAATAAGCGGCAAGAAACTTTCCGGGCCCGAAGCTATAACACCAATCGGTATTGCTGTGACCGCCCAAATACAGAAAGGTCATGATTTCCTGTATGTTACGGTAAACGGAAAGAAAATAAGGCTTTTCAACTCAAGAAAGTTAATTGTGGCAGATGCTCTGATACTTGTCGGCTTCAACCCCGGAGACCTGATTGGTAAGACCGGTAAGCCGCTCAACTTTGAACTTAATGGAGAAAAGAAAACACTGAGGGGCGAGTATGGAAATTCTGCAGAAATCTATGTAAATGGTAAAATCGCAAATCTTGAGACGGCAATAATCACAGGCGACAACATTACTATAAAACCTGCAGAAGCGGGAAGGCCGGCCCAACTCAGTGTAAAAGAAATAATGGACTACTATGCTGATGCTGACAGCGTTATAACAGTAAACGGACAGGTTGTGCCTGAAGATTATATGGTTCAGGACGGAGATAAAATTGAATTTGTAAAAAAAGTCCATGAAGAAATGATTGAACCTCAACAAAAAACTGATGTGAATCAAGGCGTAGATAAAAATAAGGACCAAGATTTTTCTGTGTCAATAAACCAATTTTCATTTGTTCCAAACCAGTTAAAAGTAATGGTAAATGGCAGGGAAGTTATCATCAACGGAAATAAACAGGAATATATGTTTGTGGATATTTTTAATTTTATAGATTTTGACCTGTCCAAGCCTCAGGGTAGTATAGTACTCAAGTTAAATGGAAAGCAGGCTGCATTTACCGATATTATTAAGCCTGGTGATGAGATTGAGATTGGGTGGGAATAATATTTTTTGAAAAGAATTTTGTAACAGAAACGGGAATCAGGATTGCGAGAGAAAGATATTTAAAATAAGTTTATAGTTCACGGTTTGCAGCAATTTTATAAACAGAGGTGTTTAAAAAAGATTTTAAATCTGTGAACCGTGAACCTTTTATAATGAGCAAAGTTTAAAATTCAATATTTCCTTAATACAAACTTCGCGAATTTCATCGATAACTACATTAATTTATTTATAATTTTAAAGTGCGTTATCGATATAATTCTATTGAATAAAACTTGTAACCAAATAAATAACCAGTGTAACAGTGAAAGCACTAAACACTGTTGCTGAAAATACAGCATGAGACGCGAATTCAGTTTCATTGTCAAATTCAATCGCCATTAAAGCAGTATTAACCGCTGTAGGCGCAGCTGCAGATATAATCATTACCTGCGCAATAACACCATTCATTCCCATTATCAAAGTAATAATGTAAGCTATCATTGGACTCAATACCAACCTAATTACATTGGATAAATACACTTTTGGAATTTTAAAATTAATTGATACATTCGCCAGTTGCACTCCCAGCGTAAATAATGCTAGCGGCACCAGTCCCTCTCCCAGGATACTGACTGTTGACAACAAGGGTCCCCACATATTAATTTTCATCGCTTTTAATAAAAGGGCTAGTGCAATGGCATAACCCATCGGCATTTTTAAAGTACTAACTAATGCCTGTATCTTGTTTTGATTTCCACTGCTGGCATTAAAGATCCCTATGGTATTGGATGTAATATTTTGTGCCATTATGATAATTACTTGTATGGATAGGGCAAAGGGATCATTATATAAAAGTTCTATAATAGGCAAGCAGTAGTTGCCACCGTTATAAAAGCATACTGAATTTATAAACGCTTTAGCAAGTGGCGCAGGATATTTATTAAGCTTCGTTACTAACCAACTGACAAGATATAATATACTAAATAAAATAAGGCTATATAGGATAATGGTAAAAATTATTTCCTTACTCAATTCTGTCTCATAGATTTTCACAAATAATAACGATGGCAAAAATGCATAAAATTGGATTTTTGTCAATGTCCCCACATTCAGATTAAATTTTTTATGTAATCCATAACCAAGTGCAATTTGTAGAAATACCGGTATAATAATATTGATAAATATAAATATAAAGTTCCCCATTACTAGCTCCTTAGATAATCTAGAACTTATTTTCCAGATAAACGGATATAATCACATTATATATGAATATATTATATAAAACAATAGAAAAATAAACATGATATGATAAATAAGGGATGAAAATATGCTTTAGATTTACAAACAAAAAGAGCCCATGATGATTTACGCTACAGCATTTTTTATTACCCGATGTTTCATGACAGCAAAAAATTGGTATAAAATTGTTAATTACAAACTTCATAAGGAGGTCTCTCTATGCTCTCTCACGAAAATTTAATTAATAAGTCAAAAGATACCGCTGAAAAAATTGTAATCATCGGAAATGGAATTGCAGGCCTTTCTGCTGCAGATGCAGCCAGAAAACAAAACAGCCAGGCATCTGTTACTATTATATCCAACGAAAGTTATCTGACCTATTACCGCATCAGGCTCTGTGAGCTTATTAATAATAACCTGGAGGATGATTCTTTGCATATGCATTCCATGAACTGGTATAAAGAAAGAAACCTGGATGTCGTGCTGAATAAGAATGTAACAATGATTAATCCCGTTGAAAAATATATCGTACTTGATGAAAAAGAAAAAATTCCTTATACAAAGCTTATTATTGCCAGTGGAAGTCAAAGCTTCCTTCCACCTGTGCCCGGAATAAATAAAAAAGGAATATATACCCTGTGGACAATACGGGATGTAAAAACAATGAAAAAACAATTAGAAAACTTAAGGCACGCAGTTATTGTAGGTGGAGGGCTGCTGGGCCTGGAGGCTGCATACCATATCAATAAGAGTGGAATTCAGACAACTGTTGTCGAACTACTGCCCCGCCTTTTACCTAACCAGTTAGATGAACAGGGAGCAAAGATTTTTAAAAATAAAGTAAACAGTTTAGGAATTGATGTTGTAACAGGATCCTCGATAGAATTATTAACCGGCGATGAACAGGTAGAAGAAATAAAATTAAGCAATGGTAGTACTATTGCTGCCAGCTTTGTTCTCTTCGCTGCCGGTGTACGTCCAAATTTGGACATAGTAGAAGGTACAGGTATTAAAGTAAACAAGAGAATCAATGTTAATCAATTCATGCAAACAAACCTGGATGATATTTACGCTGCCGGAGATGTTGCTGAATTTGAGGGGAAATGGTACGGACTTTGGTCAATCGCTCTCAACCAGGGTAAAGTTGCCGGAACGAATGCCGCCGGAGGCCGTATAGCATACACCTCTGAAGTTCCTCCATATTTTTTAAGCACCATGGATACTAAAATTTCTTCACTGGGAGATATAGGCATGGATAAATCTGCTATATATGAAACGGCAGAATTTATAGATGAACAAAATTATATATATCAAAAACTCTTCTTTAAAAACGGAACATTAGTAGGAAGCATTTTGATTGGAGATACGGCAAGTTCCAATAGAATTAATGCTGCAATAAAAAGCAGGATGAGCAAAGAAGATGCTTTGAGAGCAAACTTTATATAAGTTAATAGCTAAAACCCTTTCCTCAAGCAGCGGGAAACTTACGTTAACTGCAAACCATAATATTGGTACGCGGCCACGGCCCTTTTACCTGAAAGCAAGGCTGCGGTTTATATTACCCCGTGCAGTTTTTTAAAGTTTCCCGGGCTGACACCTTCTATTTTTTTGAAAACAGCACAAAAGTAACTCACATCATCATATCCAACTAATCTGGAAATATCGCCAATTTCAAGTTCAGGCTTACCCATCAGCAAATCCTTGCTCTTATTGATTCTTACATTATTGATATATTCAAAGGGCCTCATGTTCATTATTTTTTTAAACAGGAAGCAAAGATACTGCGGCGTTACATTGATGGCAGCGGCTAAATCATTCAGGGTGATGACTTTATAATAATTATTTTCAACATATTCAAATACCGGCTGGAGTCTGGAATACTGATGCTGCACAGAGTCGTCATGATTTTTTGAAATAAATTTAAATAAATCTATTAATAAATCATATACAATAGCAGAACATTCAAGTCCCTTTAAAGTGTTATCAGATTGTACCGTACTTAAGGCCTTCCTCATTTTCGACAGGATGCTGCCGCCGTTTACTACGGAATAAACTCCCGATTGGTGTATTCCCATGGTTCTTACAAAGCTTTCAACCTGAGACCCGCCAAAAGTAATCCAATCTACTTCCCATGGTTTTTTGACCGCATAATACTGGTGGGGTTCATTGGGATATAAAAACATCCCCTGCTGTTCTTTGACAGTATAAGTTTTTCCTTCAAGCACTAATTCTCCCTCTCCCCGATGACACTGTATCCACTGAAAATTGGGATACCCGTCCGAGCGTATCACATCCTCCTGGCTGTACCAGCACCCTACCCCTATCAGATAAAAAGGCAGTTTGCGCTCATTATCCGTCACTATGGGAAATGCCATGTTTGTAATGAGAATCACCCACCTTAATACTTTTATATTTTAACAACAGTATTTTATTGATTTAACTCATTGTGCCAGCTTAAATAGGGTAATATTCTTCAAATATAAAATATACGCCCTCTAACAGAAAACATGGGTGCATTAATAGACGTACATGATAACCAGTTAAAAGTTATAGCTGAATAGCCTAACCCATTTAGTAAAAAGGGCTAATTTTGGTGATTAGCCCTTTTTGAGCTCGAAATTCTGAATCTTATTCCTCATATTCATATTCAAACGGTTCATAAACCATCGGTATTCCACATGCTTTTGCAACCATTTCATCCAGCGCTACAAGGTCTTCCTTATTTACCTGACTTAGTTTTGTTTTCCCCAGAGCTTTGATTCCTTCCCCAATTTCTTCTTTACAGGCATTAAGGAACTTTTTCAATGATTCTGCCGCTTCTTCTACATGAAGCTTGCTTTCACCCTTTGCATGGTGCCAAACCAATTGTGTAGGTGGTTCATAGGGCAATACCTTTAAAATCTGTGTGTGTGACATTGCAAAAAGAGCAATCGATCCTATATAAACTGCATCTGCTCCTAATGCGATAGCTTTTAACATATCTCCCGGCGTTCTTATCTTTCCGCTGGCAATCAAACTAACACTATTTTTAAAGTTGTTTTTATACAACCATTCAGCCGCACGGTTTATCGCAAAAATTGCAGGGATGCCAAAATCGTCCTGTAATATGGGAGGAGCTCCCTTTGTTGCTGCTTCGGCACCATCGAGGGAAATATAATCGATACCGCTGTTACAAAGAATATCCAGGTCAGCTTCAAGATACTTGCCGGCACCTATTTTAGCACCGATGGGAACACCACCGCTAATCCTTTTTAACTTGTCTACCAATGTCGGAAGCTGCGATGGATGATTTACCTCCGGCTGTCTTGAATGGGCAACAATATCTTTTCCTGGCGGAAACCCATACGCTTCACGCATCTCATTGTCTATATATTTTGCATTAAAAACATGTCCTACTCCTGCGATTGCTCCTTGTCCAAATTGAATTTCAATGGCATCACAATTGGCAATATCTTCTTCCCTTTTTCCCCAGGTTCCTCTGTGATATTGATAAATATATTTTTTGGCTGCCTGTCTCTCCTCTTTAAGCACAGGCCCTTCCCCTGAACATATTGCTGTACCTGCCAGAGCAGCCCCTTTCGCCAGGGCAACCTTTGCTTTCTTACTGAGTGCTACACCATAGGCCATTGGTGCAATCATTATGGGCATTTCAATTTCAAGAGGTTTTTTAGCCATTTTACCAATTGTTACTTTCACATCTATTTCTTCTTCAAAAGGTGTAGGCATAACATATAATTGAGAGATAGAAAACATCAGGCTGTCCATGTTGGGAAACTTCTTTGGTGTGCCCATGGGTCTGGAAATTGCTTTACCTTCTGTAGCTCTAAGATGTGTCTCCATTACCTCTTTTATACCTATTCTGGAGGTAGACGATACAAGTTCATATAAATTCTCATCATAGATGTCCGTCATAAGTATTCTTCCAATATGACTATTCGCGGACTGTATGGCTTTTCTCCCAAGCTGTTTTGCACCCCATAATCCTGCTACAGTACCTGCTGCACCTGCCCCATAGGTGATTATCTTTTTTGTATCTAGCTTTTTTATCTCTTTTTTTAGATTCATTTTTTTTAGTTTCATAAATAATGCCTCCTTATTAGATGAGAAACTTCCGGAAAAAGATTCACACCTATTAAGAGTATTATTTGCTCAAATTAAATTTTTAATAAAATTATATTCACTTTTTATTTTCGTTTTTGTCTCTATCGTTTTCATAACCACACTTTTCGCAAATATAAACTCTATCCCTAAGTTTCAAGTCTTTTATGAATTTTCTGGATTTTTAGTATCTGTTTTTCTATATTCGCAGATTTAGTGGCAGATTTTCCACCTCTCTTGTAATGTTTTTACTGACACTCCTATCATTTCAGCAAATTCTTGTGGTTTATAATTACTCATATGTTATACCTCATGAGTATATGTTAACACATATGAGTATTTTTGTCGATGTTTTGGTGAACTACCACCGAGACAAGCAACGGTGGCTTCGTGAGAGGTTTGGTATTTAAGTTTCCACCTTAACAGGCAACCCTTACTCTCAACGGGAAGGACACTCTCCCTTTATCCCTCATAGTTTTTACTATTTCGGGAATACATTTCTCTTCTTTTCTTAGTATATTTAAACTTCCATTAACATCTGCATTTACT from Petroclostridium xylanilyticum encodes:
- a CDS encoding cell division FtsA domain-containing protein — translated: MKSKDSNVMNSNDLIFALDIGTRTVVGIAGVQEKDKFKVLAAEIIEHKSRAMLDGQVHDIEKVADVVREVKGILEKKTGIKLNKAAIAAAGRVLKTKQVNIQKDINPVKEIDRELIKSLEMEGIQLAQLQLDEELFNEEKVPYYCVGYDVINYYLNNYVISSLVGHKGKTIGADILATFLPHTVVDSLYTVMNRVGLEVESLTLEPIAAINVAIPKNLRLLNLALVDIGAGTSDIAITKNGSVVAYAMVPVAGDEITELICQHYLIDFNTGEKIKTALSSSSGSISFVDIMGNKQTKKIDEIKALIQPAIEHLADTITQKILEYNQKAPNAVFLVGGGSQIGGLPQLIASRLNLPPERVAVRGRDVIQNVKISGKKLSGPEAITPIGIAVTAQIQKGHDFLYVTVNGKKIRLFNSRKLIVADALILVGFNPGDLIGKTGKPLNFELNGEKKTLRGEYGNSAEIYVNGKIANLETAIITGDNITIKPAEAGRPAQLSVKEIMDYYADADSVITVNGQVVPEDYMVQDGDKIEFVKKVHEEMIEPQQKTDVNQGVDKNKDQDFSVSINQFSFVPNQLKVMVNGREVIINGNKQEYMFVDIFNFIDFDLSKPQGSIVLKLNGKQAAFTDIIKPGDEIEIGWE
- a CDS encoding AEC family transporter codes for the protein MGNFIFIFINIIIPVFLQIALGYGLHKKFNLNVGTLTKIQFYAFLPSLLFVKIYETELSKEIIFTIILYSLILFSILYLVSWLVTKLNKYPAPLAKAFINSVCFYNGGNYCLPIIELLYNDPFALSIQVIIIMAQNITSNTIGIFNASSGNQNKIQALVSTLKMPMGYAIALALLLKAMKINMWGPLLSTVSILGEGLVPLALFTLGVQLANVSINFKIPKVYLSNVIRLVLSPMIAYIITLIMGMNGVIAQVMIISAAAPTAVNTALMAIEFDNETEFASHAVFSATVFSAFTVTLVIYLVTSFIQ
- a CDS encoding NAD(P)/FAD-dependent oxidoreductase; protein product: MLSHENLINKSKDTAEKIVIIGNGIAGLSAADAARKQNSQASVTIISNESYLTYYRIRLCELINNNLEDDSLHMHSMNWYKERNLDVVLNKNVTMINPVEKYIVLDEKEKIPYTKLIIASGSQSFLPPVPGINKKGIYTLWTIRDVKTMKKQLENLRHAVIVGGGLLGLEAAYHINKSGIQTTVVELLPRLLPNQLDEQGAKIFKNKVNSLGIDVVTGSSIELLTGDEQVEEIKLSNGSTIAASFVLFAAGVRPNLDIVEGTGIKVNKRINVNQFMQTNLDDIYAAGDVAEFEGKWYGLWSIALNQGKVAGTNAAGGRIAYTSEVPPYFLSTMDTKISSLGDIGMDKSAIYETAEFIDEQNYIYQKLFFKNGTLVGSILIGDTASSNRINAAIKSRMSKEDALRANFI
- a CDS encoding AraC family transcriptional regulator: MAFPIVTDNERKLPFYLIGVGCWYSQEDVIRSDGYPNFQWIQCHRGEGELVLEGKTYTVKEQQGMFLYPNEPHQYYAVKKPWEVDWITFGGSQVESFVRTMGIHQSGVYSVVNGGSILSKMRKALSTVQSDNTLKGLECSAIVYDLLIDLFKFISKNHDDSVQHQYSRLQPVFEYVENNYYKVITLNDLAAAINVTPQYLCFLFKKIMNMRPFEYINNVRINKSKDLLMGKPELEIGDISRLVGYDDVSYFCAVFKKIEGVSPGNFKKLHGVI
- a CDS encoding FMN-binding glutamate synthase family protein, translating into MKLKKMNLKKEIKKLDTKKIITYGAGAAGTVAGLWGAKQLGRKAIQSANSHIGRILMTDIYDENLYELVSSTSRIGIKEVMETHLRATEGKAISRPMGTPKKFPNMDSLMFSISQLYVMPTPFEEEIDVKVTIGKMAKKPLEIEMPIMIAPMAYGVALSKKAKVALAKGAALAGTAICSGEGPVLKEERQAAKKYIYQYHRGTWGKREEDIANCDAIEIQFGQGAIAGVGHVFNAKYIDNEMREAYGFPPGKDIVAHSRQPEVNHPSQLPTLVDKLKRISGGVPIGAKIGAGKYLEADLDILCNSGIDYISLDGAEAATKGAPPILQDDFGIPAIFAINRAAEWLYKNNFKNSVSLIASGKIRTPGDMLKAIALGADAVYIGSIALFAMSHTQILKVLPYEPPTQLVWHHAKGESKLHVEEAAESLKKFLNACKEEIGEGIKALGKTKLSQVNKEDLVALDEMVAKACGIPMVYEPFEYEYEE